TTTTTGCGATAGATGGTACGATTTGGTACGATTGCGGTAAATTGGTACGATTTGATACGAATTTGCGATAGATGGTACGATTTGGTATGATTGTGATAAATTGGTACGAATAGGGGCACAAGATAGTGGGCGATTTTTTTCAAGAAAGGGAATCAAAAGTTCTCGAATTCAAATCAACAGTGAAACGATTTGAAGGGATTATTAAAACTGCGGTGGCATTTGCAAATGGCGTTGGAGGAAAAATTATCGCTGACGGCGTAAAACCCC
This window of the Simkaniaceae bacterium genome carries:
- a CDS encoding ATP-binding protein; this encodes MGDFFQERESKVLEFKSTVKRFEGIIKTAVAFANGVGGKIIADGVKPPPLGVGI